A single region of the Melopsittacus undulatus isolate bMelUnd1 chromosome 10, bMelUnd1.mat.Z, whole genome shotgun sequence genome encodes:
- the KCNS1 gene encoding potassium voltage-gated channel subfamily S member 1 translates to MVNKTLTYWGPSFEEDVININVGGLRRRLSSSALSKFPNTRLGRLLSCDSEESILQLCDDYDVSAREFYFDRNPGFFLYVLHFYQTGKLHVMEELCVFSFCQEIEYWGINEFFLDSCCSYRYHERKLESRHHNWDEESEVSSVDTSPDEISDINHDLLHYSTLRCGNVRKRLWLTMENPGYSIPSKLFSFVSISVVLVSIATMCIHSMPEYQEVDENGNVLDEPILHKLEYFCISWFTFEVSSRLLLSPSPRKFFKHPLNLIDIVSVLPFYFTLLVDLTVGSDSELGNLGKVVQVFRLMRIFRVLKLARHSTGLRSLGATLKHSYREVGILLLYLAVGVSVFSGVAYTAEKEEDVGFDTIPACWWWGTVSMTTVGYGDVVPVTVAGKLAASGCILGGILVVALPITIIFNKFSHFYRKQKALEAAVRNSGKKDPEDAGSVSSHDRDSEALSESSMGRGSPDRRGLTPGSHHTP, encoded by the exons ATGGTCAACAAGACCTTAACTTACTGGGGTCCCAGTTTTGAGGAGGACGTTATCAACATCAACGTGGGGGGCCTGAGAAGGCGGCTCAGCTCCAGCGCCCTCTCCAAGTTCCCCAACACCCGCCTGGGCCGGCTGCTCTCCTGCGACTCGGAGGAGTCCATCCTGCAGCTCTGCGATGACTACGACGTGAGCGCCAGGGAGTTCTACTTTGATCGAAACCCTGGCTTCTTCCTCTACGTGCTCCACTTCTACCAGACGGGGAAGCTGCACGTCATGGAGGAGCTGTGCGTCTTCTCCTTCTGCCAGGAGATCGAGTACTGGGGCATCAATGAGTTCTTCCTGGACTCCTGCTGCAGCTACCGCTACCATGAGCGCAAGCTGGAGAGCCGGCACCACAACTGGGATGAGGAGAGTGAAGTCAGCAGCGTGGACACGTCCCCCGATGAGATCTCTGACATCAACCATGACCTGCTGCACTACAGCACCCTGCGCTGCGGCAACGTGCGCAAACGCCTCTGGCTCACCATGGAGAACCCCGGCTACTCCATCCCCAGCAAACTCTTCAGCTTCGTGTCCATCAGCGTGGTGCTGGTCTCCATCGCCACCATGTGCATCCACAGCATGCCCGAGTACCAGGAGGTGGATGAGAACGGCAATGTGCTTGATGAACCCATCCTGCACAAGCTGGAGTATTTCTGCATCTCCTGGTTCACCTTCGAAGTGTCTTCCCGCCTCCtgctctcccccagccccaggaaGTTCTTCAAGCACCCATTGAACCTGATTGACATTGTCTCGGTGTTGCCCTTCTACTTCACCCTCTTGGTGGACTTGACCGTGGGCAGTGACTCAGAGCTGGGCAACCTGGGCAAGGTCGTGCAGGTCTTTCGGCTCATGAGGATATTCCGGGTGCTGAAGCTGGCTCGGCATTCCACCGGGCTGAGGTCGCTGGGGGCCACCTTGAAG CACAGCTACCGGGAGGTGGGCATCCTGCTGCTCTACCTGGCCGTGGGGGTCTCTGTCTTCTCTGGCGTGGCCTACACCGCTGAGAAGGAGGAAGACGTCGGCTTCGACACCATCCCAGCGTGCTGGTGGTGGGGCACGGTCAGCATGACCACCGTGGGCTATGGCGATGTGGTGCCCGTCACCGTGGCAGGCAAGCTGGCCGCCTCAGGCTGCATCCTTGGGGGCATCCTGGTGGTGGCGCTTCCCATCACCATCATCTTCAACAAGTTTTCCCACTTCTACCGCAAGCAGAAGGCGCTGGAAGCGGCCGTGAGGAACAGCGGCAAGAAGGACCCCGAGGATGCGGGAAGCGTTTCCAGCCACGACCGAGACTCGGAGGCTCTGAGTGAGAGCTCCATGGGCAGAGGCAGCCCCGACCGCCGCGGGCTGACCCCTGGCTCCCACCACACTCCCTGA
- the LOC115946146 gene encoding caltrin-like protein 2, with product MKSVAALLLVGMLILWTELPAGSAWSCPPVRFRCLVQNPFNECRSNRQCPRYKKCCPTFCGTRCISRPSHPTLITV from the exons ATGAAGTCGGTGGCTGCTCTTCTCCTGGTGGGGATGCTCATCCTCTGGACAGAGCTGCCGGCAG GCAGCGCCTGGTCCTGCCCACCCGTCCGCTTTCGCTGCCTGGTGCAGAACCCATTCAACGAGTGCCGCAGCAACCGGCAGTGCCCGCGGTACAAGAAGTGCTGCCCAACCTTCTGTGGCACGAGATGCATCTCACGCCCATCGCACCCCACTTTGATCACCG tgTAA